One part of the uncultured Celeribacter sp. genome encodes these proteins:
- a CDS encoding ScpA family protein → MAEQDQFEINDLLSVEERLAAEALIIDVDGYEGPLDLLLQLARTQKVDLMKISVLNLAQQYLVFVDKAKDLRIELAADYLVMAAWLAFLKSRLLLPPDPTDEGPSGEELAAHLAFQLQRLEAMREAAAKLMARDQKGRDFFVRGIPEEVQRMRKVTYTATLLDLMQGYARVRTKDEFRPFVMDRESILSMEQALDRLRSLIPYAFEWADLTSYLPEGWELDPKKRRSATAATFAASLELAKQGQIEIRQGETFAPIQIKSRTRA, encoded by the coding sequence ATGGCCGAACAGGACCAATTCGAAATCAACGATCTTCTGAGCGTCGAAGAGCGGCTTGCCGCCGAGGCGCTGATCATCGATGTCGACGGCTATGAAGGGCCGCTCGATCTGCTGCTGCAACTGGCGCGCACGCAGAAGGTCGATCTGATGAAGATCTCTGTGCTCAATCTGGCGCAGCAGTATCTGGTCTTTGTCGACAAGGCGAAAGATCTGCGTATCGAACTTGCCGCCGATTATCTGGTGATGGCGGCCTGGCTGGCCTTTTTGAAATCCCGGCTTTTGTTGCCCCCGGACCCGACCGATGAGGGGCCGTCCGGCGAAGAGCTCGCCGCGCATCTGGCATTTCAGTTGCAGCGGCTTGAGGCGATGCGTGAAGCGGCGGCTAAACTGATGGCGCGGGACCAGAAGGGGCGTGATTTCTTCGTGCGCGGCATCCCCGAAGAGGTCCAGCGCATGCGCAAGGTCACCTATACGGCGACGCTTCTGGATCTGATGCAGGGCTATGCGCGGGTGCGCACCAAGGACGAATTTCGTCCCTTTGTCATGGATCGCGAGTCGATACTGTCGATGGAGCAGGCGTTGGACCGTCTGCGCTCGCTGATCCCCTATGCGTTTGAATGGGCCGATCTGACCTCATATCTGCCCGAGGGTTGGGAGTTGGATCCGAAAAAGCGGCGTTCGGCCACGGCGGCGACCTTTGCGGCCTCTCTGGAACTCGCCAAACAGGGGCAGATTGAAATCCGGCAGGGCGAAACTTTCGCCCCGATCCAGATCAAGTCGAGGACACGCGCATGA
- the nagZ gene encoding beta-N-acetylhexosaminidase, which translates to MGQGAYIFGCEGLALTARERAFFAAARPWGFILFARNIDTPAQLARLCAELRDSVDWHAPILIDQEGGRVQRLRAPYWREFLPPMDHCDRVTDPLRAMWLRGRLLAEDLHSVGIDVNCAPGLDVATPQTHPFLRNRCFSEDPDRVAQMGRALVDGMAEGGVAGVMKHLPGHGRGTADSHKHLPRVTASRAELARDFAPFRALNDMSMGMSAHMVMEAIDPDHPATQSPAAIRVIREEIGFDGLLMTDDLSMEALEGDMATRGARALAAGCDLLLHCNGSFAEMEQVAALGPMTPEAQRRADRASAARPAHHPIDIAALASELQSLLSA; encoded by the coding sequence ATGGGGCAGGGCGCCTATATCTTTGGCTGTGAAGGGCTTGCGCTGACGGCGCGGGAGCGCGCGTTTTTCGCCGCGGCTCGGCCTTGGGGATTTATTCTCTTTGCGCGCAATATCGACACCCCTGCGCAATTGGCGCGACTCTGTGCGGAGTTGCGCGATAGCGTCGATTGGCATGCGCCGATTCTGATCGATCAGGAAGGCGGCCGCGTGCAACGTCTGCGTGCGCCTTACTGGCGTGAGTTCTTGCCGCCGATGGACCACTGCGATCGCGTAACCGATCCTTTGCGCGCGATGTGGTTGCGTGGCCGTTTGCTGGCCGAGGATCTGCACAGCGTGGGGATCGACGTCAATTGCGCGCCCGGGCTGGACGTGGCCACGCCGCAGACCCACCCGTTTCTGCGCAATCGCTGCTTTTCGGAAGATCCGGACAGGGTTGCACAGATGGGGCGCGCGTTGGTCGATGGCATGGCAGAGGGCGGCGTCGCCGGGGTGATGAAACATCTGCCGGGCCATGGCCGTGGCACCGCAGACAGTCACAAGCACCTGCCGCGGGTCACGGCCTCGCGTGCCGAGCTGGCGCGCGACTTTGCCCCGTTTCGGGCACTCAATGACATGTCCATGGGAATGTCCGCGCATATGGTTATGGAAGCGATTGACCCCGATCATCCCGCCACGCAGAGCCCCGCGGCCATTCGGGTGATCCGCGAAGAGATCGGTTTCGACGGACTCTTGATGACCGATGATCTGTCGATGGAAGCGCTGGAGGGCGACATGGCGACCCGGGGCGCACGTGCGCTTGCGGCAGGCTGCGATCTGCTGTTGCATTGCAATGGCAGTTTTGCCGAGATGGAACAGGTTGCCGCGCTCGGTCCGATGACCCCCGAGGCACAGCGCCGCGCAGATCGCGCCAGTGCCGCCCGCCCGGCGCATCACCCCATTGACATAGCGGCGCTTGCGTCGGAACTTCAAAGCCTCTTGAGTGCGTAG
- a CDS encoding SPOR domain-containing protein — translation MAQDFRSDPYAGHSTPPMTRSQAGHSAQYAAHETPYQTPRAQSYHENHADPYAEPYAEHVHFAPQSQAASDGYATPHSGYQDAGYHAASQTQMAGQDDGAHRPRLGAAQWSGALVSLALICGMGVWGYKLMVRDVSGVPVIRAIEGSARLVPEDPGGQLAMHQGLAVNSVTADGSAAPPADRLALAPDTTGLTDEDQPIAEAEPMLTALETPEAPEAVAEDMETLMVEADPLELDDVQEVSAPVDATGVVRSPVPIARPIRLASRATVSDSASLDGVAGDILAALGGVTEMEPGEVPAGSRLVQFGAYQSADVARSEWGRLSNRFEELMEGKSRVIERAESGGKVFYRLRAYGFADASDANRFCAALTAMNAACVPTVQR, via the coding sequence ATGGCGCAGGATTTCCGGAGCGACCCCTATGCGGGTCATTCGACACCCCCTATGACACGGTCGCAGGCAGGGCATTCCGCCCAATACGCCGCGCATGAGACCCCGTATCAGACGCCTCGTGCGCAGTCATATCACGAAAATCACGCCGATCCGTATGCAGAGCCCTATGCGGAACATGTGCATTTTGCGCCACAGTCGCAGGCGGCATCTGACGGCTATGCCACCCCCCATTCGGGCTATCAGGACGCGGGCTATCACGCCGCTTCGCAGACACAGATGGCCGGGCAGGACGACGGTGCGCACCGCCCGCGTCTTGGGGCTGCGCAATGGAGTGGGGCGCTTGTGTCGCTTGCGCTGATCTGCGGCATGGGCGTCTGGGGGTACAAGCTGATGGTGCGCGATGTCAGCGGCGTGCCGGTGATCCGTGCGATAGAGGGGTCCGCCCGACTCGTGCCTGAAGATCCCGGCGGCCAGTTGGCCATGCATCAGGGACTCGCGGTGAACAGCGTGACGGCGGATGGCTCCGCCGCACCGCCGGCTGATCGTCTGGCCCTGGCACCCGACACGACGGGGCTGACGGATGAAGATCAACCGATTGCCGAAGCCGAACCGATGCTGACAGCTCTGGAGACGCCTGAAGCCCCGGAAGCCGTGGCCGAAGATATGGAAACCCTGATGGTCGAGGCCGATCCGCTGGAGCTTGACGACGTTCAGGAGGTTTCGGCGCCGGTGGATGCCACGGGGGTTGTTCGTTCGCCTGTTCCAATTGCGCGTCCGATCAGGCTGGCGTCGCGGGCGACTGTCAGCGACAGCGCAAGTCTTGACGGCGTGGCCGGGGATATTCTGGCAGCTCTGGGCGGTGTGACCGAGATGGAACCTGGCGAGGTGCCTGCAGGCAGCCGTCTGGTGCAATTCGGCGCCTATCAAAGCGCGGATGTGGCCCGCAGCGAATGGGGGCGTTTGTCGAACCGGTTCGAAGAGCTGATGGAAGGCAAGTCGCGCGTGATCGAACGCGCCGAAAGCGGCGGCAAGGTCTTCTATCGCCTGCGGGCCTATGGCTTTGCCGATGCCTCTGACGCGAACCGTTTTTGCGCCGCTCTGACCGCGATGAACGCGGCTTGTGTGCCGACTGTTCAACGCTGA
- the argS gene encoding arginine--tRNA ligase — protein sequence MNLFADIRTLVIDSLESLVAEGVLPEGLEFANVAVEPPRDPLHGDMATNAAMVLAKPAKMKPRDIADKLAEKLAADLRIDTVDMAGPGFINLRLEPTVWASLVEMVLSSDAYGQSTLGAGHRVNVEYVSANPTGPMHVGHTRGAVFGDALASLLDYAGYDVTREYYINDGGAQVDVLARSVFERYREANGLSPEIAEGLYPGDYLVPVGEALKEKYGDSLLDKGEEYWLADVREFATDAMMEMIREDLKALGVEMDNFFSEKSLYGTGLIEAALKELDDKGLIYEGVLEPPKGKTPEDWEPREQTLFKSTEHGDDVDRPVKKSDGSWTYFAPDIAYHYDKVKRGYDTVIDVFGADHGGYVKRMKAAVSALSDGKVGCDIKLIQLVKLFKNGEPFKMSKRAGTFVTLRDVVDQVGADVTRFVMLTRKNDAPLDFDFDKVLEQSKDNPVFYVQYAHARVHSVLRKAAEQGITLSDTPVFDDPAEIAVARKLADWPRQVEIAAKGHEPHRIAFYLYELASDFHALWNKGNENEALRFLQDTPEASAAKIALPRAVAVVISSGLGILGVTPAEEMR from the coding sequence ATGAACCTGTTCGCCGATATCCGTACCCTCGTGATCGACAGCCTTGAGTCGCTGGTCGCCGAGGGCGTGCTGCCTGAGGGGCTTGAATTTGCCAATGTCGCGGTGGAGCCGCCGCGCGACCCTCTGCATGGCGATATGGCGACCAATGCGGCGATGGTGCTGGCGAAGCCCGCCAAGATGAAGCCGCGCGACATCGCCGACAAGCTGGCGGAAAAGCTGGCTGCCGACCTGCGGATCGATACCGTCGATATGGCCGGGCCGGGTTTTATCAACCTGCGTCTGGAGCCAACGGTTTGGGCCAGCCTCGTCGAAATGGTGCTGTCCTCCGATGCCTATGGGCAATCCACGCTCGGTGCCGGGCATCGGGTCAATGTCGAATATGTTTCCGCGAACCCGACGGGGCCGATGCATGTTGGCCACACGCGGGGCGCGGTCTTTGGCGATGCGCTGGCCTCGCTTCTGGATTACGCGGGCTATGATGTGACGCGCGAGTATTACATCAACGACGGTGGCGCGCAGGTCGATGTTCTGGCGCGTTCGGTCTTTGAACGCTACCGCGAGGCCAACGGCCTGAGCCCGGAAATTGCCGAAGGGCTCTATCCCGGCGACTATCTGGTGCCCGTGGGCGAGGCGCTCAAGGAAAAATACGGCGACAGCCTGCTCGACAAGGGCGAAGAATACTGGCTGGCCGACGTGCGCGAATTCGCCACCGATGCGATGATGGAAATGATCCGCGAAGACCTGAAGGCGCTTGGCGTCGAGATGGACAATTTCTTTTCCGAGAAATCGCTCTACGGCACCGGGCTGATCGAGGCGGCGCTCAAGGAGCTGGACGATAAGGGGCTGATCTACGAAGGCGTGCTGGAGCCGCCGAAAGGCAAGACACCCGAAGACTGGGAGCCACGCGAACAGACCCTGTTCAAATCCACCGAGCATGGCGACGACGTCGACCGTCCGGTGAAGAAATCCGATGGCTCCTGGACCTATTTCGCCCCCGACATCGCCTATCACTACGATAAGGTGAAACGCGGTTATGACACGGTGATCGATGTGTTTGGCGCCGATCACGGTGGCTATGTCAAACGGATGAAAGCTGCGGTGTCGGCCCTGTCGGATGGCAAGGTTGGCTGTGACATCAAGCTGATCCAGCTGGTGAAGCTGTTCAAGAATGGCGAGCCTTTCAAAATGTCCAAACGGGCGGGGACCTTTGTCACCCTGCGCGATGTGGTGGATCAGGTCGGTGCGGATGTGACCCGCTTCGTGATGCTGACCCGTAAGAACGACGCGCCGCTGGATTTCGATTTCGACAAGGTGCTGGAGCAATCGAAAGACAACCCAGTGTTCTATGTGCAATACGCCCACGCGCGGGTGCACTCCGTGCTGCGTAAGGCGGCCGAGCAGGGCATCACGCTCAGCGACACGCCGGTGTTCGACGATCCTGCGGAAATCGCCGTGGCGCGCAAGCTGGCCGATTGGCCGCGTCAGGTCGAGATTGCCGCAAAGGGGCACGAACCGCACCGCATCGCGTTCTACCTCTATGAGCTGGCATCTGACTTCCACGCGCTGTGGAACAAGGGCAATGAGAACGAGGCTTTGCGTTTCCTTCAGGACACACCGGAAGCCTCGGCGGCAAAAATTGCACTGCCGCGTGCCGTGGCCGTTGTTATTTCCTCCGGTCTTGGTATTCTTGGTGTAACCCCGGCCGAAGAGATGCGTTAA